The Arachis hypogaea cultivar Tifrunner chromosome 19, arahy.Tifrunner.gnm2.J5K5, whole genome shotgun sequence genome has a window encoding:
- the LOC112778660 gene encoding inositol oxygenase 4-like: MEAGTCPPPPAPVSIIRPRPRSVPVTGNGGPVIVTPISLEFHIPSSKFLNFFVLCFASRLFEIEKMAIQTEHPTHGSQAEEKKNVHTEETSELVSAKDRTFKAPENNAFGQSFRDYDIESERQKGVEEFYRLQHINQTYDFVKKMREHYKKLDKAEMSIWECCELLNEVVDDSDPDLDEPQIQHLLQTAEAIRKDYPNEDWLHLTALIHDLGKILHLSQFDELPQWAVVGDTFPVGCAFDEKNVHHKYFKENPDSKNPAYNTKDGVYSKGCGLDNVLMSWGHDDYMYMVAKENGTTLPSPGLFIIRYHSFYLLHKEGAYTHLMSEEDFKNLKWLHIFNKYDLYSKSKVLVDVEKVKPYYQSLIDKYFPTKLKW; the protein is encoded by the exons aTGGAGGCGGGGACATGCCCCCCGCCCCCCGCCCCCGTCTCCATTATCCGTCCCCGTCCCCGCTCCGTCCCCGTAACGGGTAACGGGGGCCCC GTTATTGTCACACCCATTTCACTGGAGTTTCATATCCCTTCTTCCAAGTTTCTAAACTTCTTTGTCCTGTGCTTCGCTTCTCGCTTATTTGAAATAGAGAAAATGGCCATCCAAACTGAGCACCCTACCCATG gttCCCAAGCTGAGGAAAAGAAGAATGTGCACACCGAAGAAACCAGTGAGCTTGTGTCGGCAAAGGACAGAACGTTTAAGGCCCCAGAAAACAATGCATTTGGCCAATCCTTCAG GGATTATGATATTGAAAGTGAAAGACAAAAAGGTGTGGAAGAATTCTATAGATTACAACACATTAATCAGACATATGATTTT GTAAAGAAAATGAGGGAGCACTATAAGAAATTGGACAAAGCAGAAATGAGCATATGGGAATGTTGTGAGCTGCTTAATGAAGTAGTGGATGATAGTGATCCTGATTTGGATGAACCTCAAATTCAACATTTGTTGCAAACTGCAGAAGCCATTAGAAAAGATTATCCTAACGAAGATTGGTTACATTTGACTGCTCTCATCCATg atCTCGGAAAGATTCTTCACCTTTCTCAATTCGATGAGCTTCCTCAATGGGCTGTTGTTG GAGATACCTTTCCTGTTGGTTGTGCCTTTGATGAAAAAAATGTTCACCACAAG TATTTCAAGGAAAACCCAGATAGCAAAAATCCTGCTTATAACACTAAAGATGGAGTCTATAGTAAAGGGTGTGGATTAGACAATGTACTCATGTCATGGGGACATGATGACTATATGTATATG GTAGCAAAGGAAAATGGAACCACTTTACCTTCACCTGGCTTATTCATTATTAGATATCACTCATTTTATC TTTTGCATAAAGAGGGAGCATATACTCATCTCATGAGTGAAGAAGATTTTAAGAACTTGAAGTGGCTTCACATTTTCAA TAAATATGATCTCTATAGCAAAAGCAAAGTTTTGGTGGACGTTGAAAAAGTGAAGCCATACTATCAATCACTTATTGACAAG TATTTTCCAACAAAGCTGAAGTGGTGA